A segment of the Amycolatopsis thermophila genome:
CGTCGAGGTTGGCCAGTGTGGTCGCCAGGCCGGTGCCGCTGCCGTAGTCGGTGTGGCCGGTGAGTTCGGACTGCAGTGCGTTCTCCATGATCTCGTGGGCGCGCAGGCCCAGGTCGTGCTGGTCGATCTGGGTGTCCGGAAAGGACTCCCGGAGCCGGTGGACGGCGTCGTCGAGCTGCCGGGCCACGGCGGTGAGGGCGGCGGCCGGCTCGTCGTGCCAGAGGCCGTATTCGAGGCGGTGGAAGCCGGTGAAGCCCGGGTCGGCGATGCCGCCCGGGAGGCCGTCCGCGGTGCCGTTGATGGCGGAGTCCGCGTCGCCGAACGCGCCGTAGGCCGCGCCGAGCCGTTCGTAGGTGAGGTGGGCGGCCAGCCAGGCGGCGCGGGCGGCATCCCGGTTCCCGGTGCCGACGGCGGTGGCGAGGGCGTCGGTCTGCGCGGTGAGCGTGTCGAGGCCGGCGGTGGTGGCGTCGTGGTAGGCCTTGGCCGGGGCGATGAGGTCGGCGTAGGTGACCGGGATGACGGCCGGTGCCCGGCGGGCGGTGCCGCCGGTGAGGTGGACGACCGGGCCGGTGACTGCGTCGGCGTCGTCGGGGAGGCAGCGCAGGGCGTAGTCGCCGGCGTCGAGGGTGACGTCGAGCGCGCGGGTGGCCCCGGCGCCGAGGCCTTCCACCTCGCCGAAGACGGCGCCGGTGGCCGGGTCGACGACCTCGGCCTCGGCGATGACGGCCCCGGTGTTGCGCAGCAGGAGCGTCTGCGGCCCGGCCGGCGAGGGGCTCCAGCCGTGCCCGCAGGCGGACGCGGACACCTCGACGACGGTCTCCGGGGCGGCCGCGGGTCTCCCCCACAGCCACCAGCCGGCGCCGCCCAGAACCACCAGGGCGACCACCCCTGCGACGACCCAGCGCGACACGCCTCTCCTCACCCGGACGGTGGATCTTTGCCGAGCGGAGCGTAGGCACGACGGGTTCCGGCCCCGGTCCGATTTGCACGGTCCCGTCGAACGTTCACCGAGTGTTCGGGCGAGGTTTCGCCCAGATGAGCGAAAATGGGATATCGACACCTTTTCCACCGGCCGGCCCGGCCGCGTGCGGCTAGTTGTGGCGCCCTGTGAGGTTGTCCGCGCGGGTGAAGCGCTGAGCGGCACCGATCTCGGTGGCTCCGGCGCGGAAGGCGCGAGGGCGGCGGCAGGCCAGAGCGTTGTCGGTCATGACCCCTTCGACGGCCGGGATGCCGTGGGTGGCGAACACGGCGGCGGAGGAGGTCGGCGCAGGCGGCCGCGGTTTCTCGGGGTGGATCTCGGCGGGTGGGCGTGGTGTGCGGCCGGCTGGGCCGATCGGCCAGCCCGGCCCGGCCCTCCCCCCTGAACCGCGCACACCTTCACCCCACACGGAGGGCTTCCTCATGATCAACCGGACGCGCCGACCACACCGTCAACAACGCCCAGGGGCCACTACAGCTAGCGGCGGGTGAGCAGGAAGATCGGCAGCTCGCGGCCCGCGGCGAGGCGTTCCATCTCGTAGCCGGGCCAGAACTCGAGCAGGCGCTGCCACATTCGGTCGTAGTCCGCGCCCTTGACCGGCTGGGCGGTGACCGGGATTTCGCGGCCGCGCACGGCGACGCACGCGTCGGCGTGGGCGCGCAGGTTGTAGGTCCACCCCGGGTCGCGCGGGCGGCCCCAGTTCGAGCCCACCAGCACGAAGCCGTCCTGGTACGGGAAGTACAGCAGGTTCGTGCTGCGCGGCAGCCCGCTCTTGCGCCCGACCGTGGTCAGCCGCAGCGACGGCAGGCCCGCGATCCCCACCAGGCTCACCCGCCCGCCGAACAGGTGGTGCAGCCGCTTGTCGGACCAGATGATGACCTTGGCGAGCTTCATCAGCCACGGCCGGGTGCCCAGCCTGCGGGCCAGGAGGGGGAGCGGGTTCTTCACGAACCCCATTGGACCACCAGCCCGCTCCCCGCCCCGCCCAGGCCGTGCTGCGGTGCCGCTCACCCCACCTGGCTGACCGCCCGCGCCAGCGACACCCCGAACCGCCCCGCCGCATCGGTCCACCAGCGCTCCACCGCGAACCCGGCGTCGGCCATCTCCGCCGACACCCCGTCACGGCGGAACTTCGCCGAGATCTCCGTCCGGATGTACTCGCCGGCCTCGAACGACACCTCCATGCCCGCCCCCGGGATCGACACGCGCACCGCCTCGGGCGCGCGCAGCCGCATCTCGATCCACTCGTGGTCGGCGTCCCAGTGGGCCACGTGCTCGAAGGCGTCCGGGTCGAAGTCCGCACCCAGTACCTCGTTGATCACCCGCAGCACGTTGCGGTTGAACGCGGCCGTCACGCCGGCCGCGTCGTCGTAGGCGCGGACCAGCGTGCCGGCGTCCTTGACCAGGTCGGTGCCCAGCAGGAACCACTCGCCACCGGCCAGCACGTCCCGCACCGAGCGCAGGAACTTGCCGCGGTCGGCGGGCAGGAAGTTGCCGATCGTCCCGCCGAGGAACGCCACCAGCCGCGGCGGCTCGCCGGGCAGCAGGCCCAGGTGCTCGGTGAAGTCGCCGACCACACCCCGCACGTCCAGGCCGGGGTAGCCCGCCCGGATGGCCTCGACCGCCTCCGCCAGCGCCGACTCCGACACGTCCAGCGGGACGAACGTGCGCAGGCTCCCGTGGTCGCGCAGACCGTCGAGCAGCAGCCGGGTCTTCTCGCTCGACCCCGACCCGAGTTCCACCAGCGTGTGCGCGCCGGTGATCCGCGCGATCTCGCCGGCCTCCCGCGCGAGCACCTCGCGCTCCGACCGGGTCGGGTAGTACTCGGGCAGCGCGGTGATGTCTTCGAACAGCCTGCTGCCCGCCGCGTCGTAGAACCACTTGGACGGCAGCCACTTCTGCTCGGCCGACAGCCCCACCCGCACGTCCGCGCGCAGCGCTTCGGCCACGTCCACGGCGCTGCGGTGGATGTCCAGCTCGGACTCGGTCATGACACGACACTCCGATCGGCGTTGAGGGCGACGAGTTCGACGGCGCCGTGCCGGGCGGCCACCAGGTGCCGGTCCGGCACCTCCGACCAGCCCGGCGCGTCGTCGAGCGGTTCGGACGCGAAGAGGACGGCCTCGCCCTCGACCCGCGCCCACAGCGAGTGGGTCCAGGCCGTTCCGATGAGGACGGTCCCGTCGGTGAGCAGGAAGTTCAGCCGGGAACCGGGCGCGGCGCGCTCCACCCGGGTGATCAGGTCGGTGACGGCCGCGGCCGGCTCCTCCCCCGCGCGCAGCCGGTCGAGCAGCAACGCCCACAGCACGGCCGAATCGGTCGGCGCCGGCAGGGTCATCAGGTCGGTGACCGGCAGCTTGCCGGCGAGCTCGGCGAGGCTGTCCGGCCAGCCGCGCACCAGCCCGTTGTGGCTGAACAGCCACCGGCCACCGGTGAACGGCGCGCACGCGCCCTCGCCCGACGGCATCCCCGTGGTGCCGTTGCGCACCGCCGCGACGAACGCGCCGCTGCGGACCGACCGCGCCAGGCGCGGCAGGTCGGCGTCGCTCCACAGTGGAGCCGGACGCCGGTAGCGCACCGGCTCCGGCTCCCCGTCGTACCAGCCCAGCCCGAAGCCGTCGGCGTTCACCACGCCACCGCCGCGCATGTCGCGCGGTGCGTAGGTCTGGCGCAGCAACGAGTGCGGCGCCTCGAACAGCGGGTCCGCCGGCGTGCGCGGCGGACCCAGGTAACCGAGGTGGCGGCACATCTCAGGCCCGCTCACCCGGTGCGGCGTCGCGCGCGCACCGGAAGCCGGAGAAGATCTGCCGCCGGATCGGGTAGTCCCAGTTGCGGAACGTGCCGCGGATCGCGGCCGCGTCGGTGCCGAACGAGCCGCCGCGCAGCACCTTGTACTCCGGCCCGAAGAACACCTCCGAGTACTCGCGGTAGGGGAACGCGCGGAAGCCCGGGTACCCGGCGAAGTCGGTGCTGGTCCACTCCCACACGTCACCGATCAGCTGGTGCACCCCGAACGCCGAGGCGCCCTTCGGGTAGGCGCCGGCCGGGGCCGGCGAGAGGTGCCGCTGGCCGAGGTTGGCGTGCTCGGGCGTCGGGTCGTCGTTGCCCCACGGGTAGCGGCGGGACTCCCCCGTCGCCGGGTCGAAGCGGGCCGCCTTCTCCCACTCCGCCTCGGTGGGCAGCCGCTTGCCCGCCCACGCCGCGTAGGCCTCGGCCTCGTAGAACGAGACGTGCACGACCGGCTGGTCCACCGGGACGGGCTCGTGGACCCCGAACCGGACCCGCCACCAGCCGTCTCGCTCCCGGCGCCAGAACCGGGGCGCGGTGATGTCGTGCGCGCTGCGGTACTCCCAGCCCGCCGCGCTCCACCACTCCCGCCGGTCGTAGCCTCCGGACTCGAGGAACTCCAGGTACGCGCCGTTGGTGACCGGCACCGTGTCCAGGACGAACGCGTCCACCTCGACCTCGTGGGCCGGGCGCTCGTTGTCCAGCGCCCACGGCTCCAGCGACGTCCCCATCACGAACGAGCCCGCCGGGATGAACACCTCGCCCGGCAACTCCCCGGACCGGGCGGGCGGCGGCTCCGGCGCGTGCAGCACCGGGTCGCCCTGGCGCAGCTGGTGCGTGGCCAGCATGGTCTCGTCGTGCTGCTGCTCGTGCTGGGTGATCATGCCGAAGGCGAACCCGGCCTCGGTGAGCGGCCTGCCCGTCATCGGCGCGCGCTCCAGGACGTCGAACGCCTTGGCCCGCACTTCGGCCACGTACGCCCGCGCCTCGGCCGGGCCGAGCAACGGCAGCGACGGACGCGACGCGCGCGGGTGCTGGAAGGCGTCGTAGAGGTCGTCGATGTCGGGCCGCAGCGGCTCCCGGCCGCCCACGTCCCGCACCAGCCACAGCTCCTCCTGGCTGCCGATGTGCGCGAGGTCCCAGACCAGCGGTGACATCAGCTTCGAGTGCTGGCGCACCAGGTCGTCGTCGTCGACTACGCCGGTGAGCACCGTGCTGCGGGCCCGCGCCCGCTCCAGTGCCTCCGCCGCGCGGGAGCGCAGGCCCTCGGCGGGCAGGTCGCGCAGCGGGTTCGGCGCTTCGGTCGGTGAAGTGGGTGACACGTCGGTCATCTCATCCCCTCCCGGCGTGCGCGAGCCGCTGCACGCCTTCGCTGATCTGGTTGACGGTCTCCTCGGCCAGTCCGGTGCGGACCAGCTCGGCGCACCCGAGGTCGGCGACCGCGCGCGCCACCGCGGCGATCCGCGCGTCGGCCATGCCGGCGCGCGCGGCGCGCTCCCACTCGCCCGCGACCGGGGCGCACAGCTCGCGCACCCGGTCCACTGTGGACGGCCGGTCGAGCAGGGCGCTCAGCAGCGCCACCGGGTGCATCCAACGCTCCCGCGGCTGGGCGTCGAGGTAGCGGACCTCCAGGTAGCCGTGCGGCCGCACCGGGGTGAACATCGTGGTCAGGTGGTAGTCGAGATCGGCCAGCGTCGGAGGGCCCAGGACCCGGCCGGCGCCGCGGCCCGCCGCCCAGTCCGCGAAGGTCAGGTCCGGCGGCGCGTCCCACGGCCCGTCGCCGCGCCGCACGACCATGAGCGGGGTGTCCATGACCCGGCGCGCCCAGCTCGCGACCGGGTCGTCGTCGCACGCGGCGGCCGACGTCCGGCAGGTCTCGGTGTTCATCACCGCGAGCCACCGGGCCGACGCCGCGCCGGTGTCCCGGCCCGCGTGCCGGGGCGAGTTGGCGAACAGGGCCAGCAGGGGCGGCCCGAGTGCGTGCACCGCGGCCCACCGCGCGGCGAACTGGCCCGCTACCCCGGCGTCGACGCAGATCTGCAGGCCCGCGGTGCTGCACATCATCGTGACGCCACCGGTGCCCATCGGGGCGAACCGGCGTTCCATCGCCGCGTAGCGCGGGGTGCCCAGCAGCCGGGCGGGCGGGCGGTGGGCGTCGATGCCGTCGTCACGCAGGACGAACCCGTGGCGGGCGAGGAGACCGGAGAGGTACGACAGATCGGCGGCGACCACCGCGGCGAGATCGCGGAGCGAGGCCTGGGGCAGGGCGGAGATCTCGACCTGGCCGCCGGGTTCGAGAGTCAGGGGGGAGCCCGCCGGCAACGGCACGGCCGGGCTGTCGGGACGGAGGGTGCGCGGGGTGTGCGGACCGAGCGCACGGGCGAGGTCTTCGGCTTCGAGTGGTCTTCGCAGGTCTTCGGCGTAGTGCACGGTGTATTCGAGTTCCACGCCGAGCAGGCGCGGCGGGCCGTGCTTGAAGCACACGGACGCCACGTACGCCTCACCCTCGGCGCGGTCCGAGACCACCTTCGCCGCCACCGCCCCACCGGGGGCTGGGGACATGGGCCGGGCCGCTGTCATGTCGTGTCCAATCGCCGGGATCACTTGCTTTCGGACGCTACACGCGGGTACCGACAATTTCAGGTGTCCCGGCGGCCGTTCCGGCACGGCGCAAAAACCCGATCCTTGCAGTAAGTACGTACGGTTTGCGAGGCCCGGGCTCCGGATGTCAGGATCTAGCCATGCCCCGGGTCAGCCAGGACCACCTCGAAGCACGCAGGCGCCAGATCCTCGACGGGTCCCGTGTCTGTTTCGCCCGGTACGGCTACGAGGGTGCCACGGTGCGGCGGCTGGAGGAAGCCACCGGGCTCTCCCGCGGCGCGATCTTCCACCACTTCCGCGACAAGGAGTCCCTGTTCCTCGCCCTCGCGGAGGAGGACGCCGCGCGCATGGCCGACGTCGTCGCCGAACAGGGTCTGGTGCAGGTGATGCGCGACCTGCTCACCGAGGGCAGCGACCACCCCGCGGACTGGCTGGGCACCCGGCTGGAGGTCTCCCGGCGGCTGCGCACCGACCCGGAGTTCCGCGGCCGCTGGGCCGAGCGCTCGCAGCAGCTGACCGCCGCCACCCGCCAGCGCCTGCTGTGGCAGCGCCGGGCCGGCAACCTCCGCGACGACGTGGACGTCGACGTCCTCACCGCCTACCTGGAGCTGGTCCTGGAAGGACTGGTCTCGCACCTGGCGATGGGCCTGCCCGGCGACGACCTCGGCCCGGTGCTCGACCTCGTCGAGGAGAGCGTGCGCCGCCACCGGGCGCGCGCCGCCGTCGACTCCTGACACGCTCACCAGCGGCGACACCCTGGCCCGCCCGCGCGGGCAGGTATCATGGCGCACACGTTTCCAGCCACCTCCCAAGGAGTGACTTCTTTCGTGCGCGACGCGCAGTCACCTGGTGACAGTACGAAGCCGGGTGACGAACCCGGCGTTCCCGAGCACCTCCCCGGCGCGGCACAGGACCGTGACGGCCGATGATGGACGTGCTCCTCTCCGTTCTCGGAGTCCTGTTCTTCGTGTTGCTGACCGTCGGCACCGGTCTCGCGGTGGCCGCCGAGTTCTCGCTGACCGCGCTCGAGCGCAGCACGGTCGAGGCCAACGTCCGCCAGGTCGGTGACCGGCGCTCCCGCACCGTCCGCAAGGCGCATTCGACCCTGTCGTTCCAGCTCTCCGGCGCGCAGGTCGCGATCACGCTGACCACGCTGGTCACCGGGTACGTCGCCGAGCCGCTGATCGGCAACCTGGTCCGCCCGCTGCTGACCACCACCGGCCTGTCCGCGGGCGTCGCCGCCGGGGCCTCCGTCGTCGTCGCGCTGCTGCTGGCGACCATCCTGTCGATGGTGCTCGGTGAGATGGCGCCGAAGAACCTCGCCGTGGCCAAGCCGCTGGAGACCGCGCGCGCCGTGATGGGCTACCACTCGCGGTTCTCGGCGCTGTTCCGCTGGCTGATCACGCTGATGAACAACAGCGCCAACTTCCTGGTCCGCAAGTTCGGCATCGAGCCGCAGGAGGAACTGCGCTCGGCCCGCTCGCCGCAGGAGCTCGGCTCGATCGTGCGGTCCAGCGCCGAGAGCGGCACCCTGGACACCTCCACCGCGCAGCTGCTGGACAAGTCGCTGCGCTTCGGCGACCGCACCGCCGAGGAGCTGATGACCCCGCGCGTGCAGGTCCAGTCGCTGACCGTGGGCGACACGATCAACGACCTGGTGGAGCTGTCGCGGCGCACCGGGTTCTCCCGCTTCCCCGTCTACACCGAGGACCTGGACGACGTGCAGGGCGCGGTGCACGTCAAGCAGGCCTTCGCGGTGCCGGCCGCCGAGCGCGCGACGGTGAAGATCGGGTCGGTCATGCGGCCGGTGCCCACCGTGCCCGAGTCGCTGCCCGGCGACGCGCTGCTGTCGCGGCTGCGGGCCTCGCGCTTCCAGCTGGCGATGGTCGTCGACGAGTACGGCGGCACCGCGGGCCTGGTGACGCTGGAGGACGTGGTCGAGGAGATCATCGGCGACGTCCGGGACGAGCACGACACCGGCGAGGCCCCGTCGTCGCAGCGGGTCGGCACGGACGCCTGGCTGGTCTCCGGCCAGCTGCGCGCCGACGAGGTCACCGACATCACCGGGTTCCGGATGCCCGACGGGGACTACGAAACCATCGCCGGGCTGGTGCTGGAGCGGCTCGGCCGCATCCCCGGCCCGGGTGATTCCACCGTGGTCGACGGGTGGTGCCTGACGGTGTCCGAAATGGACCGCCACCGCATCGCCGAGGTGAGCCTGCGACCGCTCGATGACGCGCGGACCGGGGAGGTGGCGCGGTGAACGACTGGCTCGCCATCTTCCTGATCGTCGTCCTGCTGCTGCTCAACGCGTTCTTCGTGGGTGCGGAGTTCACCCTGATCTCGTCGCGCCGCGACCGCCTGGAGGCCCTGCTGGAACAGGGCAAGACGCGCGCCAAGATCGTGATCAACGCCAGCAGGCACGTGTCGCAGATGCTCGCCGGCGCCCAGCTGGGCATCACGATCAGCTCGCTGCTGCTGGGCCGCCTGGGCGAACCGGCGGTCGCGCACCGGCTCCAGGCGCTGTTCGAGCTGCTCGGCCTGCCGGACGTGGTGCTGCACGCGGTGTCGTTCGCGATCGCGCTGACCTTCATCACGATCCTGCACGTGCTGATCGGCGAGATGGTGCCGAAGAACCTCGCCATCGCCGAACCGGAGCGGCTCGCGCTGTGGCTGGTGCCGATCGCCGTCGGCTGGGTCAAGCTCACCAAGCCGTTCATCTGGCTGCTCAACGCGATGGCCAACTCGCTGCTGCGGCTGATCCGGGTGCAGCCCAAGGACGAGCTGGAGACCGCCTACACCTCCGATGAGCTGGCCGAACTGCTGTCGGAGTCCCGCCGCGAGGGCCTGCTCGAGCAGTCCGAGCACGAGCGGCTCAGCCAGACCCTGTCGTCGGTGGAGAAGACCGTCGGCGACGTCCTGGTGCCCACCGCCGAGCTCACCACGCTGTCCAGCACGCCGACGATGGGCGACGTCGAGGAGGCGGTGTCCTCGACCGGCTTCTCCCGCTACCCGCTGCGCTCCGAGGACGGCGAGCTGATCGGCTACCTGCACGTGAAGGACGTGCTCGACCAGATCGGCGACGCCCCGTCGAGCACCGTGCCGCGCGGCAAGACCCGGGCGCTCACCGACCTGCCGGTGCACGCCCGGCTCGACGAGGCGCTGTCCGCCATGCGGCGCGAGGGCAGCCACCTGGCCCGCGCGCGCGGCGACGACGGCACGGTGATCGGTGTCGTCGCGCTGGAGGACCTGGTCGAGGAGTACGTGGGCACGGTCCGCGACGGCACACACGTGACCGCGTGATGCAGGTCCTGGCCGAGGACGAGTGGCGGGCGCGCGAACGGCACCACGTCCCGCGCGTCCGCCGCTGGACCGCGCCCTACCAGCGGCGCCGGTCCCGCGGGGAGAAGCACCCCGTGCACGACTTCCTGTTCCAGTACTACCCGCACCGTCCGGCGCACCTCGAGCGGTGGAGCCCGGGACCGGGGGTGGTGCTGGCCGGTCCGGCGGCGCGGGAGTTCCTGGGGCGGCCGGAGTTCCGGGAGACGCGCGAGGGGGTGACGCTCGGGGACCTGCCGGTCAAGCGCGTCCCGGCGGTGCGGGCGCTGCTCGTGCTGCTGGAGGCGACGGCGTCGCGGCCGCCGCGGCTGAGCTGTTTCGGGCTGCACGAGTGGGCCATGGTGTACCGGCAGGCACCGGAGCAGGTGCGGCACAGCCAGCTGCCGCTGCGGCTCGGCCCGGCGGGCACCGACACGGTCGTCGAGTCGCTGGACCTGCGCTGCGGGCACTTCGACGCGTTCCGGTTCTTCACCGGGCCGGCGCGGCCGCGCAACGCGTGGCAGCCGACGCGGGAACGTCAGGCCGAGTTGGAGCAGCCCGGGTGCCTGCACGCCAACATGGACCTGTACCGGGCGGCGTTCAAGCTCGATCCGTTCGTGCCCTCCGAGCTCGTCGCGGACTGCTTCGAGCTCGCGGTGGAGATCCGCGAACTGGACATGCGCGCCAGCCCGTACGATTTGTCGGGGCTGGGCTACTCCCCCGTGCGGATCGAGACCGCCCGGGGGCGCGCGGAGTACGCGCGGGCCCAGGCGGCGTTCGCCGCCCGGGCGGAGCCGTTGCGCACTCGGCTGATCGAGCACTGCCGGACGCTCCTCGCGCAGCGGCAGTAACAGTCAGTCCTGCGATTTTCGTGGGTTCATCACGTTTCGCTAACGGCAAACCCCTGTTAGGGTGAACGTCGTTTGTCGGAGCGCACGGAGAGTTGAGGAAGAGCACGCATGGGGCGACACAGCAGGGGCGACGACCCCGCTCACGGCCGTCCTCAGGCTGGGGAGTCCACCGGGTACCGGCGTGCGGCCGCGCGGCCGGGCGAAGTCGTGGGTTCCTTCCCGGTGGATCGCGGCTCCGCCGGCGGTTACCAGCGCGTGCCGGGCAGCACTCCGGGCGAGACGACGGGCAGCCGCCGCGCCGTGGGCGAGTTCGCGGGCCCCGGCGAAGTGACCGGGAGCCGCACCGGGTCCCGGCCGGCGGGGCCGGGGTTGCGCGCTCCGGGCGAGACCACGGGCAGCCGCCGGGCGATCACGGCCGAGGCGGCCGACGGCCGCCGCGCGCCGGTGGGGGCGGGCGCCGCCGAGACCACGGGCAGCAGGCGTGCGATCGCGGGCGCCTCGGAGACCACCGGCAGCCGCCGCGCGGTGGGCGAGTCGACCGGCTACCGCCGGGCCGGGACGGGCGAAAGCACCGGCAGCAGCCGGATCCTCGGCGCGGACGGGCGTCCTCAGCTCGGGCGCCGCCGGGCCGGCGCGAGCGAGTCGACCGGCTCGCACCGCGTCACGCCGCCCGGGGAGGCCACCGGCTCGCACCGGGTGGTCGGCGAGACCAAACGCGGCATCGCGAAGTGGCCGCTCGTCGCCGGGGGCTTCGTCGTGCTCCTCGTCCTCGGGCTCCTCGCCTGGGGCTGGGCCGGCAACATCGTCAACAGCCGCGCCGAGGCCCAGGCCGCCGCCTGCCCCGAGGGCGACTCGAACCTCAGCGTGGCCACCGCCCCGTCCGTGGCGCCCGCTGTCACCGCGGCCGCCGAGCGGTGGAACCAGGCGAAGACCGTCGTGCACGCCCACTGCGTCCAGGTCCACGTGCAGGCCATCGACGACCAGCGCGTGCTGCTCGCCCTCACCGGGCGCGGCAACGTCGACTCGATCGGCGGGCAGCCCGCCGTGTGGATCCCGGAGACCACGGCGGCGATCACCGAGCTGACCACCGCCCGGCCCACCCTGCTGACCTCCCCGGCCGAGTCCGTGGCGACCACCGCCACCGCCGACTACCCGTGCGCGGTGCTCACCACCGACGACGTCGACGAGGTCCAGCAGCGCGCCGCCCAGGCGTTCCGCAACTACCTGCAGGAACCGGCGCAGAAGGCCGACTTCGCCCGGGTCCTCACACCCGGCGCGTAGCGGCGTTCCCGGCGTTCCCGGCCACCGGGCTACGCCCGCGCGCGGTCGCGGCCCGGGCTGCTCACTACCGCGGCCGCCCTGCCTGATGTGGTGAGCCTCGGTGCGCCTGGAACGCCCCGGTCACGCCGGTGCCGGGCCAGTGAGGACCGCGCGGGTGGCCGCGTCGGCCGGGTAGAACGACTCGATCACCAGCTCGGCGAGCGTGACGTCGAGCGCTGTGCCGAACGTCGCGACCGTGGACAGCAGCCTCAGCTCGCCGTCCCCGTGCCGCAGCCGCAGCGGGACGAACACCGAGCCCGGCGGCATCTCGCCCGCCGGCTGGTCGCACGGGTAGGCGCTCACTTCGGCCAGCAGGTCCGCCAGGTCCTGGTCGGCGGTGATCTCCACCTGCCGCCGCAGCCGTCCGAGCAGCTCCGCCCGCCACTGCCCCAGGTTCACCACGTGCGGCGCGAGACCGCGCGGGTGCAGGGCCACGCGCAGGACGTTCACCGGCGGTTCGAGCAGTTCCGGGGCGACCCGTGCGGTCAGCAGGGCGAGGCCGCTGTTGGATTCGACCAGGTCCCAGCCGCGGTCGACGACCAGCGCCGGGTACGGCTCGTGCCCGGCGAGCAGGTGCCGGACGGCCTCCAGCGCGGCACCCAGGTCGGTGAGCGCGTTCTCCGGGTAGACCGGGGCGTAACCGGCCGACAGCAGCATCCGGTTGCGTTCCCGCAGCGGCACGTCCAGCCGCTCCCCCAGGCGCAGCACCATGTCGCGGCTGGGCCGGGACCGGCCGTTTTCCAGGAAGCTCAGGTGGCGGGTGGAGATCTCCGCGGACAGGGCGAGGTCGAGCTGGCTGAGCCGGCGGCGTTCCCGCCAGTGCCGCAGTTGCTCCCCGACGGGGCGCTGCATGGTCGTCACCGCACCGAATCTACGGGCGGCCCGGCGGTGCTGCCATTACCTCCGGCGTAATCGACGGCACGCGCGATCCGGGCGATCGTGATCAGGTCACACCGACCGAGATCAGGAGGATCGCATGTCCGACTACACCACCCTCGCCCAGCGCTACATCGACGTGTGGAACGAGACCGACGCGGACAAGCGGCGGGCGCTCGTCGGCGAGGTGTTCACCCCGGAGGCCACCTACACGGACCCGCTGGGCGCGGTGCGCGGCGCCGACGGGGTGGACGGGTTCATCGCCGGGGCTCAGCAGCAGTTCGCCGGCCTGGAGTTCCAGCTGGGCGGCGCGGTCGACGGGCACCACGACCAGGCCCGCTTCACCTGGCACCTGGGCGTTCCGGGCTCGGACGAGCCGCTGGCGATCGGGTTCGACGTGGTCGTCATCGAGGACGGCCGCATCGCCCAGGTGCTGGGGTTCCTGGACAAGATGCCGGGCTGACACCGCCGGCCCGGACCCCCAGGTCCGGGCCCTCCCCACTCTGTCCGTGCCCCGTCAGGGCGCCTGAGAGGTTCACCCGAGAGTTAGCCGGGTTTG
Coding sequences within it:
- a CDS encoding hemolysin family protein produces the protein MMDVLLSVLGVLFFVLLTVGTGLAVAAEFSLTALERSTVEANVRQVGDRRSRTVRKAHSTLSFQLSGAQVAITLTTLVTGYVAEPLIGNLVRPLLTTTGLSAGVAAGASVVVALLLATILSMVLGEMAPKNLAVAKPLETARAVMGYHSRFSALFRWLITLMNNSANFLVRKFGIEPQEELRSARSPQELGSIVRSSAESGTLDTSTAQLLDKSLRFGDRTAEELMTPRVQVQSLTVGDTINDLVELSRRTGFSRFPVYTEDLDDVQGAVHVKQAFAVPAAERATVKIGSVMRPVPTVPESLPGDALLSRLRASRFQLAMVVDEYGGTAGLVTLEDVVEEIIGDVRDEHDTGEAPSSQRVGTDAWLVSGQLRADEVTDITGFRMPDGDYETIAGLVLERLGRIPGPGDSTVVDGWCLTVSEMDRHRIAEVSLRPLDDARTGEVAR
- a CDS encoding hemolysin family protein — protein: MNDWLAIFLIVVLLLLNAFFVGAEFTLISSRRDRLEALLEQGKTRAKIVINASRHVSQMLAGAQLGITISSLLLGRLGEPAVAHRLQALFELLGLPDVVLHAVSFAIALTFITILHVLIGEMVPKNLAIAEPERLALWLVPIAVGWVKLTKPFIWLLNAMANSLLRLIRVQPKDELETAYTSDELAELLSESRREGLLEQSEHERLSQTLSSVEKTVGDVLVPTAELTTLSSTPTMGDVEEAVSSTGFSRYPLRSEDGELIGYLHVKDVLDQIGDAPSSTVPRGKTRALTDLPVHARLDEALSAMRREGSHLARARGDDGTVIGVVALEDLVEEYVGTVRDGTHVTA
- a CDS encoding 3-methyladenine DNA glycosylase; translated protein: MQVLAEDEWRARERHHVPRVRRWTAPYQRRRSRGEKHPVHDFLFQYYPHRPAHLERWSPGPGVVLAGPAAREFLGRPEFRETREGVTLGDLPVKRVPAVRALLVLLEATASRPPRLSCFGLHEWAMVYRQAPEQVRHSQLPLRLGPAGTDTVVESLDLRCGHFDAFRFFTGPARPRNAWQPTRERQAELEQPGCLHANMDLYRAAFKLDPFVPSELVADCFELAVEIRELDMRASPYDLSGLGYSPVRIETARGRAEYARAQAAFAARAEPLRTRLIEHCRTLLAQRQ
- a CDS encoding substrate-binding domain-containing protein: MDRGSAGGYQRVPGSTPGETTGSRRAVGEFAGPGEVTGSRTGSRPAGPGLRAPGETTGSRRAITAEAADGRRAPVGAGAAETTGSRRAIAGASETTGSRRAVGESTGYRRAGTGESTGSSRILGADGRPQLGRRRAGASESTGSHRVTPPGEATGSHRVVGETKRGIAKWPLVAGGFVVLLVLGLLAWGWAGNIVNSRAEAQAAACPEGDSNLSVATAPSVAPAVTAAAERWNQAKTVVHAHCVQVHVQAIDDQRVLLALTGRGNVDSIGGQPAVWIPETTAAITELTTARPTLLTSPAESVATTATADYPCAVLTTDDVDEVQQRAAQAFRNYLQEPAQKADFARVLTPGA
- a CDS encoding helix-turn-helix transcriptional regulator; its protein translation is MQRPVGEQLRHWRERRRLSQLDLALSAEISTRHLSFLENGRSRPSRDMVLRLGERLDVPLRERNRMLLSAGYAPVYPENALTDLGAALEAVRHLLAGHEPYPALVVDRGWDLVESNSGLALLTARVAPELLEPPVNVLRVALHPRGLAPHVVNLGQWRAELLGRLRRQVEITADQDLADLLAEVSAYPCDQPAGEMPPGSVFVPLRLRHGDGELRLLSTVATFGTALDVTLAELVIESFYPADAATRAVLTGPAPA
- a CDS encoding nuclear transport factor 2 family protein; the protein is MSDYTTLAQRYIDVWNETDADKRRALVGEVFTPEATYTDPLGAVRGADGVDGFIAGAQQQFAGLEFQLGGAVDGHHDQARFTWHLGVPGSDEPLAIGFDVVVIEDGRIAQVLGFLDKMPG